One Pseudomonas tolaasii NCPPB 2192 genomic window carries:
- a CDS encoding alpha/beta hydrolase, with amino-acid sequence MPVSFDPDHLRDSLRPLVDAQPLSAEARVYQRFYGLDLPARKVPTVSRLGRFAVDGFEVVAQVWWPPVPMATMFMFHGFYDHMGLYRNVVDWALDQGFVVIACDLPGHGLSSGARASIDDFSVYQDVVQALFAQGAALQLPKPWHLFGQSTGGAVVVDHLLNHGANSPAQGKTFLLSPLVRPRAWGWSQVSYYVLRPFVKGIARRFSENTNDPKFKPFLEADPLQPRQLPTAWVGALARWIKRIEAAPRSPRRPVIVQGEEDMTVDWQHNLQVLRSKFDRPEVLMIARGRHHLANEIPLIRQEYFKYLTDHLK; translated from the coding sequence ATGCCTGTGAGTTTTGACCCCGATCATCTGCGCGACAGCTTGCGACCGTTAGTGGATGCGCAGCCGCTCAGTGCCGAGGCGCGGGTCTACCAGCGCTTCTACGGGCTGGACCTGCCGGCGCGCAAAGTGCCGACGGTCAGCCGCCTGGGACGCTTCGCGGTGGATGGGTTTGAAGTGGTGGCGCAGGTGTGGTGGCCGCCGGTGCCGATGGCGACGATGTTCATGTTTCACGGCTTCTACGACCACATGGGGCTTTACCGCAATGTGGTGGACTGGGCGCTGGACCAGGGGTTTGTGGTGATTGCCTGCGACTTGCCCGGCCATGGCCTGTCCAGCGGTGCGCGTGCCAGCATTGATGACTTTTCGGTGTATCAGGACGTGGTGCAGGCGCTGTTTGCACAAGGCGCGGCGCTGCAACTGCCGAAGCCCTGGCACCTGTTCGGGCAAAGCACCGGCGGCGCGGTGGTGGTGGACCATTTGCTCAATCACGGCGCGAATAGCCCGGCCCAGGGCAAGACGTTTCTGTTATCGCCGCTGGTCCGGCCGCGTGCCTGGGGCTGGTCGCAGGTTAGCTATTACGTGCTGCGGCCTTTCGTCAAAGGCATCGCCCGGCGGTTCAGCGAGAACACCAACGACCCGAAATTCAAACCCTTTCTCGAAGCAGACCCCTTGCAGCCACGCCAACTGCCGACCGCCTGGGTCGGGGCGCTGGCGCGCTGGATCAAACGCATCGAAGCCGCACCGCGCAGCCCGCGGCGGCCGGTGATTGTGCAGGGGGAGGAAGACATGACGGTGGACTGGCAGCATAACTTGCAGGTGCTGCGCAGCAAGTTTGACCGGCCCGAGGTGTTGATGATTGCCCGTGGCCGGCATCACCTGGCCAATGAGATTCCGCTGATTCGCCAGGAATACTTCAAGTACCTCACCGACCACCTGAAGTAA
- the serA gene encoding phosphoglycerate dehydrogenase, producing the protein MSKTSLDKSKIKFLLLEGVHPSAVDVLKAAGYTSIEYITSSLPEAQLKEKIADAHFIGIRSRTQLTEEIFDHAKKLVAVGCFCIGTNQVDLNAARERGIAVFNAPYSNTRSVAELVLAEAILLLRGIPEKNASCHRGGWIKSAANSFEIRGKKLGIVGYGSIGTQLSVLAEGLGMQVFFYDTLTKLPLGNATQVSSLTELLGMSDIVTLHVPETAETQWMIGEKEIRAIKKGGILINAARGTVVELDALADAIKDKHLIGAAIDVFPVEPRSNDDIFESPLRGLDNVILTPHIGGSTAEAQANIGLEVSEKLVKYSDNGTSVSSVNFPEVALPAHPGKHRLLHIHQNIPGVMMEINKVFAENGINISGQFLQTNEKVGYVVIDVDAEYSDLAQEKLQHINGTIRSRVLF; encoded by the coding sequence ATGAGCAAGACTTCTCTCGATAAGAGCAAGATCAAGTTCCTTCTTCTGGAAGGCGTCCACCCATCGGCTGTCGACGTTCTGAAAGCCGCCGGGTACACCAGCATTGAGTACATCACCAGTTCTCTGCCGGAAGCCCAACTCAAGGAAAAGATCGCCGACGCGCACTTTATCGGCATTCGCTCCCGCACTCAGCTGACCGAAGAGATCTTCGATCACGCCAAGAAACTCGTGGCGGTCGGCTGTTTCTGCATCGGCACCAACCAGGTCGACCTCAACGCAGCGCGCGAGCGCGGCATCGCGGTGTTCAACGCACCGTACTCCAACACCCGTTCCGTTGCGGAGCTGGTGCTGGCCGAGGCCATCCTGTTGCTGCGCGGCATCCCTGAGAAGAACGCGTCGTGCCACCGTGGCGGCTGGATCAAAAGCGCGGCCAACTCCTTCGAAATCCGCGGCAAAAAGCTGGGTATCGTCGGTTACGGCTCGATCGGCACTCAGCTGTCGGTACTCGCTGAAGGCCTGGGCATGCAGGTGTTCTTCTACGACACCCTGACCAAACTGCCACTGGGCAACGCCACTCAGGTGTCGAGCCTGACCGAACTGCTGGGCATGTCCGACATCGTGACCCTGCACGTTCCGGAAACCGCTGAAACCCAGTGGATGATCGGCGAGAAGGAAATCCGTGCCATCAAGAAAGGCGGCATCCTGATCAACGCAGCCCGTGGCACCGTCGTCGAATTGGACGCCCTGGCCGACGCGATCAAGGACAAGCACCTGATCGGCGCCGCCATCGACGTGTTCCCGGTGGAGCCACGCTCCAACGACGACATCTTCGAAAGCCCGCTGCGTGGCCTGGACAACGTGATCCTGACCCCGCACATCGGCGGTTCCACCGCTGAAGCCCAGGCCAACATCGGCCTGGAAGTGTCGGAGAAGCTGGTCAAGTACAGCGACAACGGTACCTCAGTATCGTCCGTGAACTTCCCGGAAGTGGCCCTGCCGGCTCACCCTGGCAAGCACCGTCTGCTGCACATCCACCAGAACATTCCTGGCGTGATGATGGAGATCAACAAGGTTTTCGCGGAAAACGGCATCAACATCTCCGGTCAGTTCCTGCAGACCAACGAGAAGGTCGGCTACGTGGTGATCGACGTCGACGCCGAGTACTCGGACCTGGCGCAAGAGAAGCTGCAGCACATCAACGGCACGATTCGTAGCCGCGTGTTGTTCTAA
- a CDS encoding DUF4399 domain-containing protein, protein MKALLARATIASLLLGASMLATAADGIPRSAPPEGAKVFIVSPKDGATVDKTFTVKFGMEGLKLAPATDQTPGTGHHHLLVDQKELPDASVPIPATDTVIHYGKAQTETELTLTPGKHTLQLVAGDKLHMQFNPTVASKVITVNVK, encoded by the coding sequence ATGAAAGCTCTACTTGCCCGTGCAACGATTGCCAGCCTGCTGCTGGGCGCCTCGATGTTGGCCACCGCCGCCGACGGCATCCCGCGCAGCGCGCCACCTGAAGGCGCCAAAGTGTTTATTGTGTCGCCCAAGGATGGCGCCACCGTCGACAAGACCTTCACCGTCAAATTCGGCATGGAAGGCTTGAAGCTGGCCCCGGCCACCGACCAGACCCCAGGCACCGGCCATCACCACCTGCTGGTCGACCAGAAAGAACTGCCGGACGCCAGCGTGCCGATCCCGGCCACCGACACCGTGATCCACTACGGCAAGGCGCAAACCGAAACCGAGCTGACCCTCACCCCGGGCAAGCACACCTTGCAACTGGTGGCCGGCGACAAGCTGCACATGCAGTTCAACCCCACGGTAGCTTCGAAAGTCATCACGGTTAACGTGAAATAA
- a CDS encoding 2OG-Fe(II) oxygenase, with protein MRAMQIPLDHPLLQRIVDDLAEKGWSQQNGFLPQALTLELAAECHKRAAEGELAPAAVGRGPAQEIREGIRGDHIQWLEEGDAAVCETYMGLMDSLRQAMNRGLFLGLEDFESHFAMYPPGAFYLKHLDRFRDDDRRMVSAVVYLNEEWLPEHGGQLRMYLKGGQAYDVDPVGGCLVVFLSGEVPHEVLPATRERLSLTGWFRRRGNEPF; from the coding sequence ATGCGCGCCATGCAAATTCCCCTTGATCACCCACTGCTGCAGCGCATCGTCGACGATCTGGCCGAAAAAGGCTGGTCGCAGCAGAACGGCTTCCTGCCCCAGGCTCTGACCCTGGAGCTGGCGGCTGAGTGCCATAAACGTGCGGCCGAAGGCGAACTGGCTCCGGCGGCGGTGGGGCGCGGGCCTGCCCAGGAGATACGCGAGGGGATTCGCGGTGATCATATCCAGTGGCTGGAAGAGGGCGACGCAGCCGTCTGCGAGACCTACATGGGCTTGATGGACAGCCTGCGCCAGGCGATGAACCGCGGCCTGTTCCTGGGCCTGGAAGATTTCGAAAGCCACTTCGCGATGTACCCGCCCGGCGCGTTTTACCTCAAGCACCTGGACCGTTTTCGCGATGACGACCGGCGCATGGTTTCGGCGGTGGTCTACCTGAATGAGGAATGGCTGCCCGAGCACGGCGGGCAGTTGCGCATGTACCTCAAAGGCGGCCAGGCCTATGACGTGGACCCCGTCGGCGGTTGCCTGGTGGTGTTTCTGTCGGGCGAGGTGCCCCACGAAGTCCTGCCCGCCACACGCGAGCGCCTGTCCCTCACCGGCTGGTTTCGCCGGCGCGGCAACGAGCCGTTTTAG
- a CDS encoding DUF2059 domain-containing protein, translated as MRRLFFSLLMFCVLPAWADGHDQLYKVAGWAEQRAHFNDALSAAQQRYRNSLPPAVYQALVDNSNKRFAAQAVDKRAEAQLRKNLADPKPALAFFQSPLGRKIVAAELLATRRDQLAKNAEGLPHMQADATRSLIIGHLAQALPAREAGAEVSLAIAGVAADSLSQMIPGLLGGGQAQGMLNGQRERLMQQIGNDLNNTLLYVYRDLSDPELEEFATFAESPEGKAYYQAALAAIRAGLAVGQSTSSLTQ; from the coding sequence ATGCGTCGTTTGTTTTTTTCCCTTCTGATGTTCTGCGTTTTGCCCGCCTGGGCAGACGGCCATGACCAGTTGTACAAGGTCGCCGGCTGGGCCGAACAACGTGCGCATTTCAACGACGCCCTCAGTGCGGCGCAGCAACGCTACCGCAACAGCCTGCCACCGGCGGTGTACCAGGCGCTGGTCGACAACAGCAATAAACGCTTTGCCGCTCAGGCCGTGGACAAGCGTGCCGAGGCGCAACTGCGCAAGAATCTGGCAGACCCGAAACCCGCCCTCGCGTTTTTCCAGTCGCCATTGGGCCGCAAGATCGTCGCCGCCGAGCTGCTCGCCACCCGCCGCGACCAACTGGCCAAAAACGCCGAGGGCTTGCCGCATATGCAAGCCGACGCCACGCGCAGCCTGATCATCGGTCACCTCGCCCAGGCACTGCCGGCGCGTGAAGCCGGGGCGGAAGTCAGCCTGGCGATCGCCGGCGTGGCCGCCGACAGCTTGAGCCAGATGATCCCCGGCCTGTTGGGCGGCGGTCAGGCCCAAGGCATGTTGAATGGCCAGCGCGAGCGCTTGATGCAGCAAATCGGGAATGATTTGAATAACACGCTGTTGTACGTCTATCGGGATTTGTCTGACCCGGAACTGGAAGAATTCGCGACGTTTGCGGAGTCGCCGGAGGGGAAGGCGTATTACCAGGCGGCACTGGCGGCCATTCGTGCGGGGCTTGCGGTAGGCCAGAGCACCTCAAGCCTCACGCAGTAA
- a CDS encoding SdiA-regulated domain-containing protein, with the protein MAVPLPSITSKPRSRFALRWYSWLFLVGVIVYGVSWAMHWDDRGVLWVMERFETPAEQQASVWLPDYHAVIDGKLLPGMEKDEASDVSYNPQTKTLFSVMGKNPFLVELSLQGDVLRKMPLNGWNNPEGVTVMENGLMAIVDERMHTLTVVKVDAGTQQLNIADFKTYDLGPSKDQNKAFEGITWDKRTGQIVLGEERPPALFTWKSDGATLTGDKQKLASTELDMRNLSALAVDPRTGHLLVLSADSHLLLELDEKGEQVSFMTLLGGFNGLKHTIPRAEGVTMDESGTLYMVSEPNLFYRFEKQK; encoded by the coding sequence ATGGCCGTGCCCCTGCCTTCGATCACCTCCAAGCCCCGTTCCCGCTTTGCCCTGCGCTGGTATTCCTGGCTGTTCCTGGTCGGGGTGATTGTGTATGGCGTTTCCTGGGCCATGCATTGGGATGATCGCGGCGTGTTGTGGGTGATGGAGCGTTTCGAGACGCCGGCTGAACAGCAAGCCAGCGTCTGGCTGCCGGACTACCACGCGGTCATCGACGGCAAGTTACTGCCCGGCATGGAAAAGGATGAGGCCTCCGACGTTTCCTACAACCCGCAGACCAAAACCCTGTTTTCCGTCATGGGCAAGAACCCATTCCTCGTGGAACTGAGCCTGCAAGGCGACGTGCTGCGCAAAATGCCGCTCAACGGTTGGAACAACCCGGAGGGCGTGACGGTGATGGAAAACGGCCTGATGGCCATTGTCGACGAGCGCATGCACACCCTGACTGTGGTCAAGGTCGACGCCGGCACCCAGCAACTGAACATCGCCGATTTCAAAACCTACGACCTCGGCCCGTCCAAAGACCAGAACAAAGCCTTTGAAGGCATCACCTGGGACAAGCGCACCGGGCAGATCGTACTCGGTGAGGAACGCCCGCCTGCGTTGTTCACCTGGAAGAGCGACGGCGCCACACTGACTGGCGACAAGCAAAAACTCGCCAGCACCGAGCTGGACATGCGCAACCTCTCGGCCCTGGCCGTCGACCCGCGCACCGGGCATTTGCTGGTGCTGTCCGCCGACTCCCACTTGCTGCTGGAGCTGGATGAGAAGGGCGAACAAGTCAGTTTCATGACCCTGCTCGGCGGCTTCAACGGCCTCAAACACACCATCCCGCGCGCCGAAGGCGTGACCATGGACGAGAGCGGCACGCTGTACATGGTGAGTGAGCCAAACCTGTTCTATCGTTTTGAAAAGCAAAAATAA
- a CDS encoding FAD-binding oxidoreductase, which produces MTHPALIDELKTLVEPGKVLTDADSLEAYGKDWTKHFAPAPVAIVFPKTTEQVQAIVRWANEHKVALVPSGGRTGLSAAAVAANGEVVVSFDYMNQILDVNLTDRTAVCQPGVVTKQLQNVAEEKGLYYPVDFASSGSSQIGGNIGTNAGGIKVIRYGMTRNWVAGMKVVTGKGDVLELNRDLIKNATGYDMRQLFIGAEGTLGFVVEATMRLDRAPKNLTAMVLGTTDFDSIMPVLHAFQSKLDLTAFEFFSDKALAKVLGRGDVPAPFETECPFYALLEFEATTEEVANHALETFEHCVEQGWVLDGVMSQSETQLHNLWKLREYISETISHWTPYKNDISVTVSKVPAFLQEIDAIVGEHYPDFEIVWFGHIGDGNLHLNILKPENLSKDEFFAKCATVNKWVFETVEKYNGSISAEHGVGMTKRDYLTYSRSPVEIEYMKAVKAVFDPNGIMNPGKIFAV; this is translated from the coding sequence ATGACCCATCCTGCCCTGATTGATGAGCTAAAGACCCTGGTTGAGCCCGGTAAAGTGCTGACCGATGCAGACTCCCTGGAGGCTTACGGCAAGGATTGGACCAAGCATTTCGCACCCGCGCCGGTCGCCATCGTGTTCCCCAAGACCACCGAGCAGGTGCAGGCCATTGTCCGTTGGGCCAATGAACACAAGGTGGCGCTGGTGCCCTCGGGCGGGCGTACCGGGCTGTCGGCGGCGGCTGTCGCGGCGAATGGCGAAGTGGTGGTGTCGTTCGACTATATGAACCAGATTCTCGACGTGAACCTCACCGACCGCACCGCCGTGTGCCAGCCGGGCGTGGTCACCAAGCAATTGCAAAACGTCGCCGAAGAAAAAGGCCTGTACTACCCGGTGGACTTCGCGTCGTCCGGTTCGAGCCAAATTGGCGGCAATATCGGCACCAATGCCGGCGGGATCAAGGTGATTCGCTACGGCATGACCCGCAACTGGGTTGCCGGCATGAAAGTCGTCACCGGCAAAGGTGACGTGCTGGAACTGAACCGCGACCTGATCAAGAACGCCACCGGCTACGACATGCGCCAGCTGTTCATCGGCGCCGAAGGCACCCTGGGCTTTGTGGTGGAAGCCACCATGCGCCTGGACCGTGCGCCGAAGAACCTCACCGCCATGGTGCTCGGCACCACGGATTTCGACTCGATCATGCCGGTGCTGCACGCGTTCCAGAGCAAGCTGGACCTGACCGCGTTCGAATTCTTCTCCGATAAAGCCCTGGCCAAGGTCCTCGGCCGTGGTGACGTACCCGCGCCGTTCGAAACCGAGTGCCCGTTCTACGCGCTGCTGGAATTCGAAGCCACCACCGAAGAAGTCGCCAACCACGCGCTGGAGACCTTCGAACACTGCGTGGAGCAGGGCTGGGTGCTGGACGGCGTGATGAGCCAGAGCGAAACCCAGCTGCACAACCTGTGGAAGCTGCGCGAATACATCTCCGAGACCATTTCCCACTGGACGCCATACAAGAACGATATTTCGGTCACTGTCTCCAAAGTGCCGGCGTTCCTGCAGGAAATTGACGCTATCGTCGGCGAACATTATCCGGACTTCGAAATTGTGTGGTTCGGCCACATCGGTGACGGCAACCTGCACCTGAACATCCTCAAGCCGGAAAACCTGAGCAAGGACGAGTTCTTCGCCAAGTGCGCCACCGTGAACAAGTGGGTGTTCGAAACCGTCGAGAAATACAACGGTTCGATCTCCGCCGAACACGGCGTGGGCATGACCAAGCGCGATTACCTGACCTACAGCCGTTCCCCGGTTGAGATCGAGTACATGAAAGCCGTGAAAGCCGTGTTCGACCCGAACGGGATCATGAACCCTGGCAAGATCTTCGCTGTTTAA
- a CDS encoding fumarylacetoacetate hydrolase family protein — protein sequence MSYQHKYVDGTNIHFPLGKVVCIGRNYAEHAKELDNPVPTEPLLFIKPGSCVVALEGGFAIPTERGSVHYEAEIAVLIGKPLSTKPSREEVLDAISGFAPALDLTLRDKQAELKAKGLPWEIAKSFDGAAVIAPFVVGSTFPDVTDIGIRLTINGQVRQDGNSSQMLNPIIPMIQHMAGCFSLQAGDVILTGTPVGVGPLNVGDELVLELVGASRFESSVR from the coding sequence ATGAGCTACCAGCACAAGTATGTCGACGGCACCAACATCCATTTCCCTCTGGGCAAAGTGGTGTGCATCGGGCGTAACTACGCCGAACACGCCAAGGAACTGGACAACCCGGTACCGACCGAGCCGCTGCTGTTCATCAAACCGGGCAGCTGCGTGGTGGCGCTGGAAGGCGGTTTCGCCATTCCGACCGAGCGCGGCTCGGTGCACTACGAAGCGGAAATCGCGGTGCTGATCGGCAAGCCGTTGTCGACCAAGCCCAGCCGCGAAGAGGTGCTGGACGCCATCTCCGGCTTCGCCCCGGCGCTGGACCTGACCTTGCGTGACAAGCAGGCCGAGCTGAAAGCCAAGGGCCTGCCGTGGGAAATCGCCAAGTCCTTCGACGGCGCGGCCGTGATTGCACCGTTCGTGGTCGGCAGCACCTTCCCGGACGTGACCGACATCGGCATTCGCCTGACCATCAATGGCCAGGTGCGCCAGGACGGCAACAGCTCGCAGATGCTCAACCCGATCATCCCGATGATCCAGCACATGGCCGGCTGCTTCTCGCTGCAGGCCGGTGATGTGATTCTCACCGGCACCCCGGTCGGTGTTGGCCCGCTGAACGTGGGCGATGAGCTGGTGTTGGAGCTGGTGGGCGCAAGCCGCTTCGAAAGCAGCGTTCGCTAG
- a CDS encoding DUF523 domain-containing protein, with amino-acid sequence MQKILVSRCLLGHKVRYDGAGSGPFDQLAAWQAEGRVVAICPEVSGGLPTPRPPAEIPGGQGIDVWEGRAQVLTAEGEDFSEAFLDGARQALALVRLHNIRIAVLKANSPSCGNLLTYDGTFSGVKVSGEGVTAALLKRHGVLVFSELQLPEAVAALAQISSLT; translated from the coding sequence ATGCAAAAGATTCTGGTCAGCCGCTGCCTGCTTGGGCACAAGGTGCGCTACGACGGCGCGGGCAGCGGGCCGTTCGATCAGTTGGCGGCGTGGCAGGCCGAGGGGCGGGTGGTGGCGATCTGCCCGGAAGTGTCGGGCGGCCTGCCGACGCCCAGGCCGCCTGCCGAAATTCCCGGCGGGCAAGGCATCGATGTGTGGGAAGGCCGCGCCCAAGTGCTGACAGCCGAGGGCGAAGATTTCAGCGAGGCCTTCCTTGACGGCGCCCGTCAGGCCCTGGCGCTGGTGCGGCTGCACAACATCCGTATCGCTGTGCTTAAGGCCAATAGTCCGTCGTGCGGCAACCTGCTGACTTATGACGGCACGTTCTCAGGAGTGAAAGTGAGCGGGGAAGGGGTGACGGCGGCGCTGCTCAAGCGTCATGGGGTGCTGGTGTTCAGTGAGCTCCAGTTGCCCGAAGCAGTTGCCGCTTTGGCCCAAATCTCAAGTCTCACCTAG
- a CDS encoding transporter substrate-binding domain-containing protein produces MRFSPGLVLLLPLLSPLAHAELIDDVFDRGELRIALEANTPPFNFKDGDKLTGFEVELGEQLAKEMDVRPSFITTDDADLLPGVETGKYDVAINHIAMTAELQDRFDFSESYKQTPELAIPFQKGNPAFKSSLDKALQHIKADGRLKAMTKKWFEPE; encoded by the coding sequence ATGCGCTTTTCGCCTGGCCTTGTACTGTTGCTGCCCCTTCTGAGCCCCTTGGCTCACGCCGAACTGATCGATGATGTGTTTGACCGTGGCGAACTGCGCATTGCCCTGGAGGCCAACACCCCGCCTTTCAACTTCAAGGACGGCGACAAGCTAACCGGTTTTGAAGTGGAGCTGGGTGAACAATTAGCCAAGGAAATGGACGTACGCCCCTCTTTCATCACCACCGATGACGCCGACCTGCTGCCAGGCGTTGAAACCGGCAAATACGACGTGGCCATCAACCATATCGCTATGACTGCCGAGCTGCAGGATCGGTTCGATTTCAGCGAGAGCTATAAGCAAACACCTGAGCTGGCCATTCCATTCCAAAAGGGCAACCCGGCGTTCAAAAGCAGCCTGGACAAGGCGCTGCAGCACATCAAGGCAGATGGGCGTTTGAAGGCGATGACGAAGAAGTGGTTCGAGCCTGAATGA